The following are encoded together in the Ovis canadensis isolate MfBH-ARS-UI-01 breed Bighorn chromosome 2, ARS-UI_OviCan_v2, whole genome shotgun sequence genome:
- the LOC138434577 gene encoding LOW QUALITY PROTEIN: platelet-activating factor acetylhydrolase IB subunit beta-like (The sequence of the model RefSeq protein was modified relative to this genomic sequence to represent the inferred CDS: substituted 1 base at 1 genomic stop codon), which produces MVLSQRQRDELNRAIADYLRSNGYEEAYSVFKKEAELDMNEELDKKYAGLLGKKWTSVIRLQKKVMELESKLNEAKEEFTSGGPLGQKRDPKEWIPRPPEKYALSGHRSPVTRVIFHPVCSVMVSASEDATIKVWDCETGDFERTLKGHTDSVQDISFDHSGKLLASCSADMTIKLWDFQGFECIRTMHGHDHNVSSVAIMPNGDHIVSASRDKTIKMWEVQTGYCVKTFTGHREWVRMVRPNQDGTLVASCSNDQTVRVWVVATKECKAELXEHEHVVECISWAPESSYSSVSEATGSETKKSGKPGPFLLSGSRDKTIKMWDVSTGMCLMTLVGHDNWVRGVLFHSGGKFILSCADDKTLRVWDYKNKRCMKTLNAHEHFVTSLDFHKTAPYVVTGSVDQTVKVWECC; this is translated from the coding sequence ATGGTGCTGTCCCAGAGACAACGAGATGAACTAAATCGAGCTATAGCAGATTATCTTCGTTCAAATGGCTACGAAGAAgcatattcagtttttaaaaaggaagctgaATTAGATATGAATGAAGAATTAGATAAGAAATATGCTGggcttttgggaaaaaaatggacatCTGTTATTAGATTACAAAAGAAGGTTATGGAATTAGAATCAAAGTTAAATGAAGCAAAAGAAGAATTTACGTCGGGTGGACCTCTTGGTCAGAAAAGAGATCCAAAAGAATGGATTCCCCGTCCACCAGAAAAATACGCATTGAGTGGTCATAGGAGTCCAGTCACTCGAGTCATTTTCCATCCTGTGTGCAGTGTTATGGTCTCTGCTTCAGAGGATGCTACAATTAAGGTGTGGGATTGTGAGACTGGAGATTTTGAACGAACTCTTAAGGGGCATACAGACTCTGTACAGGATATTTCATTCGACCACAGTGGCAAGCTTCTGGCTTCATGTTCTGCAGATATGACCATTAAGCTATGGGATTTTCAGGGCTTTGAATGCATCAGAACCATGCATGGCCATGACCACAATGTTTCTTCAGTAGCCATCATGCCCAATGGCGATCATATAGTGTCTGCCTCAAgggataaaactataaaaatgtggGAAGTGCAAACTGGCTACTGTGTGAAGACATTCACAGGACACAGAGAATGGGTACGTATGGTGCGGCCAAATCAAGATGGCACTCTGGTAGCCAGCTGTTCCAATGACCAGACTGTGCGTGTGTGGGTCGTAGCAACAAAGGAATGCAAGGCTGAGCTTTGAGAACATGAGCATGTGGTAGAATGCATTTCCTGGGCTCCCGAAAGCTCATATTCTTCCGTCTCTGAAGCAACAGGATCTGAGACTAAAAAAAGTGGCAAACCTGGGCCATTCTTACTGTCCGGATCCAGGGACAAGACTATCAAGATGTGGGATGTCAGTACTGGCATGTGCCTTATGACCCTGGTGGGTCATGATAACTGGGTACGTGGAGTTCTGTTCCATTCTGGGGGGAAGTTTATTTTGAGTTGCGCTGATGACAAGACCCTGCGTGTGTGGGATTACAAGAACAAGCGATGCATGAAGACCCTCAATGCGCATGAACACTTTGTTACCTCCTTGGATTTCCATAAGACGGCCCCGTATGTGGTTACTGGCAGTGTAGATCAAACAGTGAAGGTGTGGGAGTGTTGTTGA